In Coccidioides posadasii str. Silveira chromosome 4, complete sequence, one genomic interval encodes:
- the PRP43 gene encoding DEAH-box ATP-dependent RNA helicase prp43 (EggNog:ENOG410PGYC~COG:A~BUSCO:1979at33183), with protein MAQKRPETEEKPPAKRLKTTATNVDPRDNPYLAHMFEDSANGNGRANGASTDSPLAEFKRHKTNSAMARAVENSKVNPFTGKPASERYFSILKTRRDLPVHAQRDEFLQLYQKSQILVFVGETGSGKTTQIPQFVLYDDLPQLRNKIVACTQPRRVAAMSVAERVANEMDVKLGDEVGYSIRFEDMTSPKTILKYMTDGMLLREAMHDPDLTRYSTIILDEAHERTMATDVLMGLLKDVVKRRADLKLIVMSATLDAQKFQRYFNDAPLLAVPGRTHPVEIFYTPEPEQDYVEAAIRTVLQIHATEPEGDILLFLTGEEEIEDAVRKISLEVDEMIREADAGPMKVYPLYGTLPPAMQQRIFDPAPPPRKPNGRPGRKCIVSTNIAETSLTIDGIVYVVDPGFSKQKIYNPRIRVESLLVSPISKASAQQRAGRAGRTRPGKCFRLYTEGAFKKELIDQTYPEILRSNLSATVLELKKLGIEDLVHFDLMDPPAPETLMRALEELNYLACLDDEGELTDLGRLASEFPLDPALAVMLISSAEYYCSNEILSITSLLSVPQVFVRPASQRKRADDMKALFAHPDGDHLTLLNVYHAFKSPEAQANPRQWCHDHFLSFRALQSADNVRQQLQRIMERNELELVSTPFEDKKYYENIRRALVTGFFMQVAKKESQGKSLYRTVKDNNDSVLLHPSTVLGHEAEWVLYNEFVLTSKNFIRTVTAIKGEWLLDMAPSYYDISTFPKGEIRSALLRAAERLSRKERMRSESRKQR; from the exons ATGGCTCAAAAGCGCCCCGAAACAGAAGAGAAGCCTCCAGCGAAACGACTGAAAACCACCGCCACAAACGTTGATCCGCGAGACAACCCCTACCTTGCCCATATGTTCGAAGACTCGGCGAACGGCAACGGCAGAGCTAATGGAGCTTCAACGGACTCTCCTTTAGCCGAATTCAAGAGGCACAAGACGAACTCTGCGATGGCAAGGGCGGTGGAAAACTCCAAAGTTAATCCTTTCACCGGCAAGCCTGCAAGCGAGAGATACTTTTCCATCTTGAAAACGCGTAGAGACCTGCCTGTCCATGCGCAAAG AGATGAATTCTTGCAGCTCTACCAAAAATCGCAGATCCTGGTCTTCGTTGGTGAAACCGGTTCTGGTAAAACGACGCAAATTCCTCAGTTTGTACTTTACGACGACCTTCCTCAACTCCGAAACAAAATAGTGGCATGTACCCAGCCTCGTCGAGTAGCAGCAATGTCAGTCGCGGAGCGCGTCGCCAACGAGATGGACGTCAAGCTTGGAGATGAGGTCGGTTACAGTATTCGATTCGAAGACATGACCAGCCCTAAGACTATCTTGAAATATATGACCGACGGCATGTTGCTAAGAGAAGCTATGCACGACCCTGATCTTACTCGCTATAGCACAATTATCCTCGACGAAGCCCACGAGCGCACAATGGCGACAGACGTCCTGATGGGGCTGCTCAAGGATGTTGTAAAGCGCAGAGCCGATTTAAAACTGATTGTTATGTCTGCGACGCTGGATGCGCAAAAGTTCCAACGTTACTTCAACGACGCTCCTCTCTTAGCTGTTCCTGGTCGTACTCATCCAGTCGAAATCTTCTATACACCAGAACCAGAGCAAGATTACGTGGAAGCTGCGATTAGAACCGTCCTGCAGATTCATGCCACCGAGCCGGAAGGCGATATCCTCCTGTTTTTGACCGGCGAAGAAGAAATTGAAGACGCCGTTCGCAAGATCTCCCTGGAGGTAGATGAAATGATCCGAGAGGCGGATGCTGGCCCGATGAAAGTCTATCCCCTGTATGGCACGCTTCCACCTGCTATGCAACAACGCATTTTTGATCCAGCCCCTCCGCCTCGTAAGCCGAACGGACGCCCTGGAAGAAAATGCATCGTCTCCACCAATATCGCCGAAACGTCCCTTACCATCGACGGTATAGTTTATGTGGTCGATCCTGGGTTTTCCAAGCAGAAAATTTACAATCCCCGCATCCGTGTGGAATCACTTTTAGTCTCGCCTATATCCAAGGCATCGGCACAACAGCGTGCAGGTCGTGCAGGTCGAACACGGCCCGGAAAGTGCTTCCGCTTATACACTGAAGGTGCATTCAAGAAGGAACTCATTGACCAAACATATCCGGAAATTCTCCGTTCCAACTTGTCCGCAACGGTACTAGAGTTGAAGAAACTCGGAATAGAGGACCTTGTTCATTTCGATCTCATGGACCCTCCTGCCCCCGAGACGCTCATGCGCGCTTTGGAAGAGCTGAATTATCTCGCTTGTTTGGACGACGAGGGAGAACTCACGGATCTGGGGCGTCTAGCCTCGGAATTCCCCTTGGACCCTGCGCTAGCCGTGATGCTAATATCTTCTGCTGAGTATTATTGCTCCAATGAGATCCTCTCGATCACGTCGCTTCTTTCTGTCCCGCAAGTCTTTGTACGCCCTGCCTCGCAACGAAAACGCGCGGACGACATGAAGGCATTATTTGCGCACCCTGATGGCGATCATTTAACTCTCCTTAACGTATACCACGCATTCAAAAGTCCAGAGGCACAGGCAAACCCTCGACAGTGGTGTCATGATCATTTCCTCTCGTTTCGCGCTCTGCAGTCTGCAGACAACGTACGCCAGCAACTACAACGCATAATGGAGCGAAATGAACTCGAGCTTGTGTCTACGCCATTTGAGGACAAAAAATACTATGAAAACATTCGTCGAGCTCTAGTCACTGGATTTTTCATGCAAGTTGCCAAGAAAGAAAGTCAAGGCAAGAGCTTGTATAGAACCGTGAAGGATAATAACGACTCTGTACTGTTGCATCCAAGTACAGTGCTTGGCCACGAAGCGGAGTGGGTTTTGTATAACGAATTCGTTTTGACCTCGAAGAACTTCATCCGAACGGTGACCGCTATCAAGGGTGAATGGCTACTC GATATGGCGCCATCATATTATGATATTTCGACTTTCCCCAAGGGCGAAATTAGGTCCGCTCTACTTCGTGCTGCAGAGCGGCTCTCACGAAAGGAGAGAATGCGTTCAGAATCGAGGAAGCAACGATAA
- a CDS encoding uncharacterized protein (EggNog:ENOG410PQH2~COG:S~BUSCO:3276at33183) → MFYSTIFVTAVMLDTKSKGKRRLEREKEIEAVKAEVREMKEEEHRILESLARRWRPLQRSFRSARRQYSTAASPVAEYERYRSMASQSTKELYEDAPEIPSQTIPENEDEQEPFEGAPEITPTRKRAIRLLAMRMLGIRLLLRPSIAHTYGTESKTRVHNPKPVNLSVDELLEKLEVVQRRLMQIKFSSKAYYGDVCIDINLDDHGRLLQTRNAASYKLLSLFNFYESGSISVDHLISEVARILIAAEEPLSPRGVETLISKFARARMNDVVKMAMDSLFKNSFPLTIPVIVSSLSWFSKARDLSGFENFLDLLRTPDPFVDMPLRWHSTNIGGVEIAIPPSSTPSPFVLNSLIACALQFDQPHKADAWLDVLRAMGFSDTIPTLGAYLRYYSLRADWTKGRHVLMRAVFYLLSSRNHPRHEIERLILYMIILCETCGRKQIADLIVDAAVSSGVRWEHSTSSRDSRPALLWAVQKWRDASIDSVDSVGDLSPGERYFQFARKIEPGIRRVVEEFLPEDDLTQQRMRLQESFNMKYYKLITNFGDSPSRHTSTVKDPIDEFESTKTELRRLRGVVSLQGAVIAKLEASISSPPRTHGRAPWHTKSSIHARTQDNMANREFGGFPNNLRGNRYRLGSILNRGGFARNNKEENQTASVDIRDGTEVPR, encoded by the coding sequence ATGTTCTACTCTACCATTTTTGTGACTGCGGTGATGCTGGATACCAAGTCTAAAGGGAAGCGACGGCTTGAGCGGGAAAAGGAGATTGAAGCAGTGAAAGCGGAAGTCCGGGAAATGAAGGAGGAAGAGCATCGTATATTGGAGTCGTTGGCACGAAGATGGAGACCACTCCAGCGTTCTTTCCGGTCGGCGAGACGTCAATATAGCACGGCTGCAAGCCCCGTGGCGGAGTATGAACGATACCGGAGTATGGCCTCGCAATCAACTAAAGAACTGTATGAGGATGCTCCTGAAATTCCCTCCCAGACAATTCCCGAAAACGAGGATGAACAAGAACCTTTCGAAGGAGCACCAGAGATAACACCCACGCGAAAGAGGGCTATACGACTACTTGCTATGAGAATGCTTGGGATAAGATTATTATTGCGGCCTTCTATAGCGCATACATATGGAACCGAAAGCAAGACTCGTGTCCACAATCCCAAGCCGGTCAATCTGAGCGTAGACGAACTACTTGAAAAACTTGAAGTAGTACAAAGGCGGCTTATGCAGATTAAATTCTCTTCAAAGGCTTATTACGGCGACGTTTGCATCGATATCAATCTCGACGACCATGGACGTCTGCTTCAGACGAGAAACGCAGCGTCATATAAACTACTGAgtctttttaatttttacGAGTCTGGGAGTATTTCTGTCGATCATCTTATTTCAGAAGTTGCGCGGATACTTATCGCCGCAGAGGAACCTCTATCTCCGAGGGGTGTTGAGACATTGATTTCCAAGTTTGCCCGGGCCCGAATGAATGACGTGGTGAAAATGGCGATGGACTCCTTATTTAAAAATTCATTTCCCTTGACGATTCCCGTTATAGTCTCTTCGCTCAGTTGGTTTAGCAAGGCCAGGGATTTATCTGGATTTGAAAACTTTTTAGATTTACTACGGACGCCCGACCCGTTCGTCGATATGCCTTTGCGCTGGCATTCCACCAACATCGGTGGTGTTGAAATAGCCATTCCTCCTAGTTCGACGCCTAGCCCCTTCGTTCTCAACTCCCTCATTGCATGCGCTCTTCAATTTGATCAACCGCACAAGGCCGACGCATGGCTTGATGTATTGCGTGCGATGGGCTTTAGTGACACGATCCCAACTCTAGGAGCTTATCTTCGATATTATTCACTTCGAGCCGACTGGACTAAGGGTCGACATGTCTTGATGAGGGCTGTCTTCTATCTTTTGTCAAGTAGGAATCATCCGAGGCACGAAATTGAGCGGCTGATCCTCTACATGATAATACTATGCGAAACCTGTGGGAGGAAGCAGATCGCCGATCTAATTGTCGATGCAGCAGTCTCCTCTGGGGTTAGATGGGAACACTCAACCTCATCACGAGATTCCAGGCCAGCGTTATTGTGGGCAGTCCAGAAATGGCGAGATGCTTCTATCGATTCCGTCGATAGTGTAGGCGACCTCTCTCCAGGAGAAAGATACTTTCAGTTTGCACGAAAAATTGAACCGGGCATTCGAAGAGTGGTCGAGGAATTTCTTCCAGAGGATGATCTAACGCAGCAACGAATGAGGCTTCAAGAGAGCTTCAATATGAAGTATTACAAGTTAATAACCAACTTTGGCGACAGTCCCTCTCGTCATACCTCCACAGTCAAAGATCCAATAGACGAGTTCGAGTCGACCAAAACAGAACTAAGGAGACTACGGGGGGTCGTCAGCCTCCAAGGCGCGGTAATTGCGAAATTAGAGGCCTCTATATCATCTCCACCTAGGACACACGGCAGGGCACCCTGGCACACCAAATCGTCAATACATGCACGAACACAAGACAATATGGCCAATCGGGAATTCGGCGGCTTTCCTAACAATTTAAGGGGTAATAGATATCGGCTAGGTTCCATCCTTAATCGAGGGGGTTTCGCTCGAAACAATAAAGAGGAGAACCAAACCGCGAGCGTTGATATCCGCGATGGTACCGAGGTGCCCCGATAG
- a CDS encoding uncharacterized protein (SECRETED:SignalP(1-20)~EggNog:ENOG410PNVN~COG:S~BUSCO:13641at33183) — MAVIHSLLIALLVAMPLISAHIPEVPPDADWETRHMIEEHHISDFDAASFFLLHDYDSTGTWTPEEVRKTYGLDDESNSNLTEDRKKQILTEVFAIFDPKRTGVITKEEWLRLSKEGKKLPDFGVGPGHHGDMEYEYEIHHFEKYHGENARPEDLTHPEDIEHFRRHDEEEHAQNKLDQLQMMSIVEANIPEKFKRSAS, encoded by the exons ATGGCGGTCATACACAGCTTGTTGATAGCATTATTAGTGGCGATGCCACTAATATCTGCCCATATACCGGAGGTTCCCCCAGACGCGGACTGGGAGACAAGGCATATGATAG AGGAACATCATATTTCGGACTTCGATGCCGCCTCCTTCTTCCTTCTGCATGACTACGACAGCACTGGAACATGGACTCCCGAAGAAGTGCGAAAGACGTATGGTCTCGACGACGAATCTAATTCTAATTTAACCGAAGACCGAAAGAAACAAATCTTGACTGAGGTGTTTGCGATCTTTGATCCAAAAAGGACTGGCGTGATCACAAAGGAAGAGTGGCTGAGACTCTCCAAAGAGGGCAAGAAACTTCCCGACTTTGGCGTCGGCCCCGGACATCACGGAGATATGGAGTATGAATATGAGATTCACCACTTCGAGAAATACCATGGTGAAAATGCAAGGCCGGAGGATCTAACGCATCCGGAGGACATTGAGCATTTCCGCAGACATGACGAGGAGGAGCACGCCCAGAACAAACTCGACCAACTTCAGATGATGTCTATAGTGGAGGCAAACATCCCCGAGAAGTTTAAGAGGAGCGCCTCTTAA